A stretch of the Salmo salar chromosome ssa20, Ssal_v3.1, whole genome shotgun sequence genome encodes the following:
- the LOC106580209 gene encoding uncharacterized protein isoform X2 — MANSVALHTQLASIMEVLANAAVAEICELVDNGYAVLHSEISRGQKENEALRRKLRLMDLKVSRASTLRAGMGSSILAHSCSRAHLGMESKITSSCDIQCLRAVDSQLVTSLFREGKSSGDTGQTTTQRKPAAFDDIKPKSPTIKEERQEEAWENHDQQERQSTEALNHVDGGEMHSSIDTEAAQPISKQENTSSCMWTTWDL; from the exons ATGGCAAATTCCGTTGCCCTTCACACTCAACTAGCGTCCATCATGGAGGTTTTGGCCAACGCGGCCGTGGCTGAAATCTGCGAGCTTGTTGACAATGGCTATGCGGTCCTGCATTCCGAGATATCTCGAGGGCAGAAGGAGAATGAAGCTTTGAGGAGAAAACTACGGCTGATGGACCTGAAAGTGTCTCGTGCAAGTACTCTGAGAGCGGGAATGGGGAGCTCCATCCTCGCGCACAGTTGCTCTCGAGCTCACCTTGGCATGGAATCGAAAATAACATCAAGCT GCGATATACAATGTCTGAGAGCAGTTGATTCCCAGTTGGTCACCAGCCTGTTTAGGGAGGGAAAGTCTTCAGGTGACACTGGACAGACTACCACACAGAGAAAG CCTGCAGCATTCGATGATATAAAGCCCAAATCACCTACCATCAAAGAGGAGAGGCAGGAAGAAGCCTGGGAGAATCATGACCAACAAGAGAGACAGAGCACCG AAGCTTTAAATCATGTTGATGGAGGAGAAATGCATTCCAGCATCGATACAGAGGCTGCTCAACCAATCAGTAAACAGGAGAACACCAGCTCTTGTATGTGG ACAACTTGGGACCTTTAG
- the LOC106580209 gene encoding zinc finger protein 813-like isoform X1, translating to MANSVALHTQLASIMEVLANAAVAEICELVDNGYAVLHSEISRGQKENEALRRKLRLMDLKVSRASTLRAGMGSSILAHSCSRAHLGMESKITSSCDIQCLRAVDSQLVTSLFREGKSSGDTGQTTTQRKPAAFDDIKPKSPTIKEERQEEAWENHDQQERQSTEALNHVDGGEMHSSIDTEAAQPISKQENTSSCMWVSGETDNCSLLPESIKNLSVNKISQNPRLGNGDGIPDHVGFDCMLFDLPRQLGTFSTQGHGTDLPDCSYSRVDVVPIHSDSENGLPYVMNKLSCPITEHKQPVGYRDNRQMASLPSDEPHMTVRKGMDTGSNALLMKDGLVTHDRHNNGAASYTTDCTAGKLLICSFCGKTLACLQTLKTHLRVHTGEKPFSCMKCGKCFSDSSNFKRHQSVHTGERRYGCSHCGKRFAQSGSLKDHLKVHTGCKQFRCPQCGKTFISANHLKRHVIVHNGERLLPTTFQ from the exons ATGGCAAATTCCGTTGCCCTTCACACTCAACTAGCGTCCATCATGGAGGTTTTGGCCAACGCGGCCGTGGCTGAAATCTGCGAGCTTGTTGACAATGGCTATGCGGTCCTGCATTCCGAGATATCTCGAGGGCAGAAGGAGAATGAAGCTTTGAGGAGAAAACTACGGCTGATGGACCTGAAAGTGTCTCGTGCAAGTACTCTGAGAGCGGGAATGGGGAGCTCCATCCTCGCGCACAGTTGCTCTCGAGCTCACCTTGGCATGGAATCGAAAATAACATCAAGCT GCGATATACAATGTCTGAGAGCAGTTGATTCCCAGTTGGTCACCAGCCTGTTTAGGGAGGGAAAGTCTTCAGGTGACACTGGACAGACTACCACACAGAGAAAG CCTGCAGCATTCGATGATATAAAGCCCAAATCACCTACCATCAAAGAGGAGAGGCAGGAAGAAGCCTGGGAGAATCATGACCAACAAGAGAGACAGAGCACCG AAGCTTTAAATCATGTTGATGGAGGAGAAATGCATTCCAGCATCGATACAGAGGCTGCTCAACCAATCAGTAAACAGGAGAACACCAGCTCTTGTATGTGGGTGAGTGGTGAAACCGACAACTGCAGCCTCTTGCCAGAATCAATTAAAAACCTGAGTGTGAACAAAATATCTCAAAACCCACGATTGGGAAATGGTGATGGAATACCTGACCATGTTGGCTTTGATTGTATGCTGTTTGACCTCCCCAGACAACTTGGGACCTTTAGCACACAGGGTCATGGGACTGATCTTCCTGACTGCTCTTACTCTCGTGTGGATGTCGTACCTATTCACTCTGATTCAGAGAATGGTCTTCCCTATGTGATGAACAAGCTGAGTTGCCCCATAACTGAGCACAAACAACCTGTAGGTTACAGAGACAATAGACAGATGGCATCATTGCCCTCAGATGAGCCTCACATGACTGTACGAAAAGGCATGGATACTGGATCCAATGCTTTGTTGATGAAGGATGGTTTGGTCACCCATGACCGTCATAATAACGGCGCTGCAAGTTACACCACTGACTGCACAGCAGGTAAGCTGTTAATTTGTAGTTTCTGTGGTAAGACTTTGGCTTGTCTGCAGACCCTCAAGACACACCTGAGGGTTCACACCGGGGAGAAGCCGTTCAGCTGCATGAAGTGCGGGAAGTGCTTCTCCGATTCCAGCAACTTCAAGCGACACCAGAGCGTTCACACGGGGGAGAGACGCTACGGCTGCAGCCACTGCGGCAAACGCTTTGCCCAGTCAGGCTCACTCAAAGACCACCTGAAGGTACACACAGGATGCAAGCAGTTCAGATGCCCACAGTGTGGAAAGACTTTCATATCGGCCAATCACCTCAAGAGACACGTTATTGTCCACAATGGAGAAAGACTTTTACCAACAACTTTTCAATGA